A section of the Ornithinimicrobium sufpigmenti genome encodes:
- a CDS encoding acyl-CoA synthetase — translation MADRVTPLPPDPRWEEVAGRLHLLSPAPQLWGEAERGAAWLPGTRLNLSVTCLDAHLQDRGDEVAIHWEGEPGDRRDLTYRELHEQVVTLARALTGMGVRPGERVGLHLGWLPETVVVMLACARIGAVHSIIPSTLPPGPLADRLALLDLKVIFTQDGAWRHGTVLPLKARLDDALSAVGSIEHTIVVRRTGMDVAWYEGDRWYHDVVAAKRGKGRVRDEVLALESHHPVASVPIARRGGQPVSVLHGTASVLGNAIAVHGRLRTGGPFWCAGDIAWAVTQFHAIYGPLAWGDASVMYEGTLDVPHHRRAWDIVRHYGVETLITSPSVMRTLRGWDRDMPRVDAAPSLRRLATAGEPVEPELAGWIRDAFGADLELLDAWGQLELGGVVRVTAAGGAGAAGATSGEVGGAGSGAADVVESGKAGSDAAALAMPDCGLEIVDRDGRIVAPGETGEVVLRRPWAGLMIGVDGSEEVSQDPWEHWSRHPGVYATGDLALRAEDGTVVFLGRTDEVVSVSGQLVSLREVRDVLIDHPFVAEARVTVRKDVELGRSLVAAVVLTPEMADSARGTDLDAVAVELMDAVREALGGLARPRAILVVDRFGEELGREALSRAVAALATQHRHSPPRSITWEQLVTAAGEG, via the coding sequence ATGGCTGACCGGGTGACCCCGCTTCCCCCCGACCCGCGGTGGGAGGAGGTTGCCGGACGGCTGCACCTGCTCTCCCCCGCACCGCAGCTGTGGGGCGAGGCAGAGCGCGGCGCGGCCTGGCTCCCGGGGACGCGGCTCAACCTGTCGGTGACCTGCCTGGACGCCCACCTGCAGGACCGTGGCGACGAGGTCGCGATCCACTGGGAGGGTGAGCCGGGCGACCGGCGGGACCTGACCTACCGTGAGCTGCACGAGCAGGTCGTCACCCTGGCGCGGGCGCTGACGGGTATGGGCGTGCGGCCGGGTGAGCGGGTCGGGCTGCACCTGGGCTGGCTGCCCGAGACGGTCGTGGTGATGCTGGCGTGCGCTCGCATCGGCGCGGTGCACAGCATCATCCCCTCGACGCTGCCGCCGGGGCCGCTGGCCGACCGGCTGGCCCTGCTCGACCTCAAGGTGATCTTCACCCAGGACGGGGCCTGGCGGCACGGGACGGTGCTGCCGCTCAAGGCCCGGCTGGACGACGCCCTGTCAGCGGTGGGCAGCATCGAGCACACGATCGTGGTGCGGCGCACGGGGATGGACGTGGCGTGGTACGAGGGTGACCGGTGGTATCACGACGTGGTGGCCGCCAAGCGCGGCAAGGGGCGGGTGCGCGATGAGGTGCTGGCACTCGAGAGCCACCATCCCGTGGCGTCGGTACCCATCGCGCGACGGGGTGGGCAGCCGGTGTCCGTGCTGCACGGGACGGCGTCAGTGCTGGGCAACGCGATCGCGGTGCACGGACGGCTGCGGACTGGTGGACCGTTCTGGTGCGCCGGTGACATCGCCTGGGCGGTGACGCAGTTCCACGCCATCTACGGGCCGCTGGCCTGGGGCGATGCCTCGGTGATGTACGAGGGGACGCTCGACGTGCCGCACCACCGCCGGGCCTGGGACATCGTGCGGCACTACGGGGTGGAGACGCTGATCACCAGCCCGTCGGTGATGCGGACCCTGCGTGGTTGGGACCGTGACATGCCGCGCGTGGACGCGGCTCCGTCGCTGCGCCGCCTGGCGACCGCGGGCGAGCCGGTCGAGCCGGAGCTGGCCGGGTGGATCCGGGACGCCTTCGGCGCCGACCTGGAGCTGCTGGACGCGTGGGGCCAGCTGGAGCTGGGCGGGGTGGTGCGCGTGACTGCTGCTGGTGGCGCGGGTGCTGCTGGCGCGACGTCGGGCGAGGTCGGCGGTGCTGGGTCGGGCGCCGCCGACGTCGTCGAGTCGGGCAAGGCCGGCTCCGACGCGGCGGCTCTCGCCATGCCGGACTGCGGCCTGGAGATCGTCGACCGGGACGGGCGCATCGTCGCGCCGGGCGAGACCGGCGAGGTGGTGCTGCGCCGCCCGTGGGCCGGCCTGATGATCGGCGTGGACGGCTCGGAGGAGGTCTCGCAGGACCCGTGGGAGCACTGGAGCCGGCACCCCGGCGTCTACGCCACCGGCGACCTGGCGCTACGTGCCGAGGACGGCACGGTCGTCTTCCTCGGCCGCACCGACGAGGTCGTCTCGGTCTCCGGCCAGCTGGTCTCGCTGCGCGAGGTCCGCGACGTGCTCATCGACCATCCGTTCGTCGCGGAGGCGCGCGTCACGGTTCGCAAGGACGTCGAGCTGGGCCGCTCGCTCGTCGCCGCGGTGGTGCTGACGCCCGAGATGGCCGACAGCGCCCGCGGCACGGACCTCGACGCCGTCGCCGTGGAGCTCATGGACGCGGTCCGCGAGGCCCTCGGCGGCCTGGCCCGACCGCGGGCGATCCTCGTGGTCGACCGCTTCGGCGAGGAGCTGGGCCGCGAGGCCCTCAGCCGCGCCGTCGCTGCCCTGGCCACCCAGCACCGGCACTCCCCTCCCCGCAGCATCACCTGGGAGCAGCTGGTGACCGCGGCGGGCGAGGGCTAG
- a CDS encoding IclR family transcriptional regulator: MATIESGRGGLGTVRNAVTLLELLAQGPAYHQLTDLAERSSMSIPTVHRLLRSLVLADLAVQDPATSRYGLGPELARLSHHYLTRLPLIGAASPYLAQVRDKVGATVHVEVLVHGEVVYVDRVDGGVVGPYRESNRVHRAIDTAGGRLLAARASEEQQWQQVLRLAVPEEREAAEAARAEWAAAEWLAHEPDDIALPAEVAVPVLDASGAAVGAIAADLPDPGDETHTAQVAAYLGRAAKAAGRTLGHG; this comes from the coding sequence ATGGCGACCATCGAGAGCGGGCGGGGCGGTCTGGGGACCGTGCGCAACGCGGTCACGCTGCTGGAGCTGCTGGCCCAGGGTCCGGCCTACCACCAGCTCACCGACCTCGCCGAGCGCTCGTCGATGTCGATCCCGACCGTGCACCGGCTGCTGCGCTCGCTGGTCCTGGCTGACCTCGCCGTCCAGGACCCGGCGACCTCGCGCTACGGACTCGGGCCGGAGCTGGCCCGGCTGTCCCACCACTACCTGACCCGGCTGCCGCTGATCGGTGCCGCCTCGCCCTACCTCGCCCAGGTCCGGGACAAGGTCGGGGCGACCGTGCACGTGGAGGTCCTCGTGCACGGCGAGGTCGTGTATGTCGATCGTGTCGACGGGGGTGTCGTGGGGCCCTACCGGGAGAGCAACCGGGTGCACCGCGCCATCGACACCGCCGGCGGCCGGCTGCTGGCCGCGCGGGCGAGCGAGGAGCAGCAGTGGCAGCAGGTGCTGCGCCTGGCCGTGCCCGAGGAGCGGGAGGCGGCCGAGGCGGCGCGCGCCGAGTGGGCCGCCGCGGAGTGGCTGGCCCACGAGCCCGACGACATCGCCCTGCCCGCGGAGGTGGCGGTGCCGGTGCTGGACGCCAGCGGCGCGGCCGTCGGCGCGATCGCCGCCGACCTGCCCGACCCGGGCGACGAGACGCACACCGCCCAGGTCGCGGCATACCTGGGCCGGGCCGCGAAGGCGGCAGGAAGGACGCTGGGCCATGGCTGA